A genomic stretch from Burkholderia pyrrocinia includes:
- the hfq gene encoding RNA chaperone Hfq gives MANPAESHPQNDFINSARKERKRVEIYLVNGIRLTGCIESFDQYLVMLRTPVGLQGIYKRAISTIQLDTGGSRPGGGGPRGPRTGGRPGGREGGGHSPYGSHGGPRESRGDGGGYGSREPREGYGSREPREGYGSREPREGYGAPREPREPRESYGAPRDTGDASGNTSPSDARGGNGPVIVTRRRRIVPDGQ, from the coding sequence ATGGCCAATCCCGCAGAATCCCATCCGCAAAACGACTTCATCAATTCGGCGCGCAAGGAACGTAAGCGCGTTGAAATCTATCTCGTCAACGGCATTCGTCTGACGGGATGTATCGAGTCGTTCGACCAGTACCTGGTGATGCTGCGCACCCCCGTGGGTCTGCAAGGCATCTACAAGCGCGCGATTTCCACGATCCAGCTCGACACGGGCGGCTCGCGCCCGGGCGGCGGCGGCCCCCGCGGCCCGCGCACCGGTGGGCGCCCCGGCGGCCGTGAAGGCGGCGGTCACAGCCCGTACGGCTCGCACGGCGGCCCGCGCGAATCGCGTGGCGACGGCGGCGGCTACGGTTCCCGCGAACCGCGTGAAGGCTATGGCTCCCGCGAGCCTCGCGAAGGCTACGGCTCGCGTGAACCGCGCGAAGGCTATGGCGCACCGCGCGAACCCCGCGAACCGCGCGAAAGCTACGGCGCGCCGCGCGACACCGGTGACGCATCCGGCAACACGTCGCCGTCGGATGCACGCGGCGGCAACGGGCCGGTGATCGTCACCCGCCGCCGGCGAATCGTGCCGGACGGCCAGTAA
- a CDS encoding DUF1571 domain-containing protein has translation MNAGKKRSAWHAAAAAVACMLSLARPGLHAQEAADAASAAQEVALPADLAKITRDPVAQQARWLRTAAQRGTLAQLDDATLTTLFKALDPLAVPLYIRNGPNGYPSYQFTMVRQERISGKWSDTPDRMLVKTTREPLRVYAKWLPGGAHAGQETIYDTTQRKDEMYGHLGGLLGKIPLWTALDGALARAQSNHQVKDLGTEFITNLYLTEGKKYQEAGVQRPTRVEAKTIGGVRVVALTYETPTGRPQFYAKKEVLGLDLHAPYFRTVESYDNDGKIFERIIIEKIAPATLDDTAFDPKNPDYAF, from the coding sequence ATGAACGCAGGAAAGAAGCGCAGCGCGTGGCACGCTGCCGCCGCGGCGGTCGCGTGCATGCTGTCGCTCGCTCGGCCGGGACTGCATGCGCAGGAAGCGGCCGACGCCGCGAGCGCGGCACAGGAGGTCGCGCTGCCGGCGGACCTGGCGAAAATCACGCGCGACCCGGTCGCGCAACAGGCGCGCTGGCTGCGCACGGCCGCGCAGCGCGGCACGCTCGCGCAGCTGGACGACGCGACGCTCACGACGCTCTTCAAGGCGCTCGACCCGCTCGCCGTGCCGCTCTATATCCGTAATGGCCCCAACGGCTATCCGTCGTACCAGTTCACGATGGTGCGTCAGGAGCGCATCAGCGGGAAATGGTCCGACACGCCCGACCGCATGCTCGTGAAAACCACCCGCGAGCCGCTGCGGGTGTATGCGAAATGGCTGCCGGGCGGCGCGCATGCCGGACAGGAAACGATCTACGACACGACGCAGCGCAAGGACGAGATGTACGGCCATCTCGGCGGCCTGCTCGGCAAGATTCCGTTGTGGACGGCGCTCGACGGCGCGCTCGCGCGCGCCCAGTCGAATCACCAGGTGAAGGATCTCGGCACCGAGTTCATCACGAACCTGTACCTGACCGAAGGGAAGAAATACCAGGAAGCCGGCGTGCAGCGGCCGACCCGGGTGGAGGCCAAAACGATCGGCGGCGTGCGCGTCGTCGCGCTCACCTACGAAACGCCGACCGGCCGACCGCAGTTCTACGCGAAGAAGGAAGTCCTCGGGCTCGACCTGCACGCGCCCTATTTCCGGACCGTCGAGTCCTACGACAACGACGGCAAGATCTTCGAGCGGATCATCATCGAGAAAATCGCGCCGGCGACGCTCGACGACACCGCATTCGACCCGAAAAACCCCGACTACGCGTTCTGA
- a CDS encoding PXPV repeat protein — protein sequence MNKRRWAGWVGGVALLASGSAMAGHVDLSVGIGVPVAPVYVEPAPVYVAPQPAVVAYPGYGYGYYGDDDDDRYRKWRKHYYKHWRKHHGDDDDD from the coding sequence ATGAACAAGAGGCGATGGGCAGGGTGGGTCGGCGGCGTGGCGTTGCTGGCTTCCGGCAGTGCAATGGCGGGGCATGTCGACCTGTCGGTCGGCATCGGCGTACCGGTCGCGCCGGTCTATGTCGAGCCGGCACCGGTCTATGTGGCGCCGCAGCCCGCGGTGGTCGCCTATCCGGGCTACGGATACGGCTATTACGGCGATGACGACGACGATCGCTACCGCAAGTGGCGCAAGCACTATTACAAGCATTGGCGCAAGCACCACGGCGACGACGATGACGATTGA
- a CDS encoding AMP-binding protein: protein MSSSAATAAAQVPPNTDGIWYASYPPGVPHEIDVTQYASLVQFFDECTTRFAERVAYVSAGASMTYRTLAQKVDAFASYLQSLGVKPGDRVAIMLPNTFQYPVALFGTLKAGAIVVNVNPLYTARELAHQLKDSGAQTIVVFENFASTLQEALPETQVKNIVVTALGDLLADGFNAKGRLINFVLKHVKKLVPAYHLPQAIRLRSALALGARGKPQPVQITRDDLAFLQYTGGTTGVAKGAMLTHGNLIANLLQAKAWIADQVSGDVETVLTPLPLYHIYSLTVNAFIFMGLGGRNILIANPRDMKMVMKIIRNETFTGITGINTLYNAFLDNEEFRKRDFSKLKLAMAGGMAMQRAVAERFQQVTGRPVVEGYGLTECSPIVTMNPVDLNDMASFSGSIGLPAPSTVVRFRREDGTWAAIGEPGELCVHGPQVMRGYWQRPDETAKAIDADGWLGTGDIGVMDERGFIRLIDRKKDMILVSGFNVYPNEIEEVLVMHPGISEAAAIGIPDEVQGERIKVFVVRRDPSLTVDDVLAHCRKNLTGYKMPKFVEFRDALPQTNVGKILRRALRDEELARIKTAKQD, encoded by the coding sequence ATGTCATCTTCCGCAGCAACCGCAGCGGCCCAGGTTCCGCCGAACACCGACGGTATCTGGTACGCGTCGTACCCGCCCGGCGTACCGCACGAAATCGACGTCACTCAATACGCATCGCTCGTGCAGTTCTTCGACGAATGCACGACACGCTTCGCCGAGCGCGTCGCCTACGTGAGCGCAGGCGCATCGATGACCTATCGCACGCTCGCGCAGAAAGTCGACGCGTTCGCGTCGTATCTGCAAAGCCTCGGCGTGAAGCCCGGCGACCGCGTCGCGATCATGCTGCCGAATACGTTCCAGTATCCGGTCGCGCTGTTCGGCACGCTGAAGGCCGGCGCGATCGTCGTCAACGTGAACCCGCTCTACACCGCGCGCGAACTCGCGCACCAGTTGAAGGACAGCGGTGCGCAGACGATCGTCGTGTTCGAGAACTTCGCGAGCACGCTGCAGGAGGCGCTGCCGGAAACGCAGGTGAAGAACATCGTCGTCACCGCGCTCGGCGACCTGCTCGCCGACGGCTTCAATGCGAAAGGACGCCTGATCAATTTCGTGCTGAAGCACGTGAAGAAGCTCGTGCCGGCCTACCACCTGCCGCAGGCGATCCGGCTGCGCTCCGCACTTGCGCTCGGCGCGCGCGGCAAACCGCAGCCGGTGCAGATCACGCGCGACGACCTCGCGTTCCTGCAATACACGGGCGGCACGACCGGCGTCGCGAAAGGCGCGATGCTCACGCACGGCAACCTGATCGCGAACCTGCTGCAGGCGAAGGCATGGATCGCCGACCAGGTCTCGGGCGACGTCGAAACCGTGCTCACGCCGCTGCCGCTCTATCACATCTATTCGCTGACGGTGAATGCGTTCATCTTCATGGGGCTCGGCGGGCGCAACATCCTGATCGCGAACCCGCGCGACATGAAGATGGTGATGAAGATCATCCGCAACGAAACGTTCACGGGGATCACCGGCATCAACACGCTGTACAACGCGTTCCTCGACAACGAGGAATTCCGCAAGCGCGACTTCTCGAAGCTCAAGCTCGCGATGGCGGGCGGGATGGCGATGCAGCGTGCGGTCGCGGAGCGCTTCCAGCAGGTGACGGGCCGACCGGTGGTCGAAGGCTACGGGCTTACCGAATGCTCGCCGATCGTCACGATGAATCCCGTCGACCTGAACGACATGGCCTCGTTCAGCGGTTCGATCGGCCTGCCCGCGCCGTCCACCGTCGTGCGCTTTCGCCGCGAGGACGGTACCTGGGCCGCGATCGGCGAGCCGGGCGAGCTGTGCGTGCACGGTCCGCAGGTGATGCGCGGCTACTGGCAGCGCCCAGACGAGACGGCCAAGGCGATCGACGCCGACGGCTGGCTCGGCACCGGCGACATCGGCGTGATGGACGAACGCGGCTTCATCCGCCTCATCGACCGCAAGAAGGACATGATCCTCGTGTCGGGCTTCAACGTGTATCCGAACGAGATCGAGGAAGTGCTCGTGATGCATCCGGGCATCAGCGAGGCCGCCGCGATCGGCATTCCCGACGAGGTGCAGGGCGAACGGATCAAGGTGTTCGTCGTGCGCCGCGACCCGTCGCTCACCGTCGACGACGTGCTCGCGCACTGCCGCAAGAACCTGACCGGCTACAAGATGCCGAAATTCGTCGAGTTCCGCGACGCACTGCCGCAGACGAACGTCGGCAAGATCCTGCGCCGCGCGCTGCGCGACGAGGAACTCGCCAGGATCAAGACCGCGAAGCAAGACTGA
- a CDS encoding ParB-like protein, which produces MTLGRDVHLIPVRLDALRPTQMTVGYREVKAKRKHWKALDKRARKAAIESHWFPAVLGPDGLHYITDHHHLGLALIEEGESRVNAMLLKDLSWLDDTIFWRMMEHNQWVHPFGADGSRRDYANLPKALTGLVDDPYRSLAGELRTAGGYAKDATPFSEFLWADYLRQHVSLDQIRKNFAKALDVALHRAHDQDARYLPGWSGVIAVKP; this is translated from the coding sequence ATGACACTCGGCCGCGACGTTCATCTCATTCCCGTCAGGCTCGACGCGCTGCGTCCGACGCAGATGACGGTGGGTTATCGCGAAGTCAAGGCGAAGCGCAAGCACTGGAAGGCACTCGACAAGCGCGCGCGCAAGGCCGCGATCGAATCGCACTGGTTCCCGGCCGTCCTCGGCCCGGACGGGCTGCACTACATCACCGATCACCATCATCTCGGCCTCGCGCTGATCGAGGAGGGCGAGTCGCGCGTGAACGCGATGCTGCTGAAGGATCTGTCGTGGCTCGACGACACGATTTTCTGGCGGATGATGGAGCACAACCAGTGGGTGCATCCGTTCGGCGCGGACGGGTCGCGCCGCGACTACGCGAATTTGCCGAAGGCGCTGACGGGGCTCGTGGACGATCCGTACCGCAGCCTTGCAGGCGAACTGCGCACGGCGGGCGGCTATGCGAAGGACGCGACGCCGTTCAGCGAATTCCTGTGGGCCGATTACCTGCGCCAGCACGTGTCGCTCGACCAGATTCGCAAGAACTTCGCGAAAGCGCTCGACGTCGCGCTGCACCGCGCGCACGACCAGGATGCGCGCTATCTGCCCGGCTGGTCGGGCGTCATCGCCGTCAAACCCTGA
- a CDS encoding TetR/AcrR family transcriptional regulator, with amino-acid sequence MAVSQEGRPSAGRPSGARSSGPRQTGGTKARILDAAEDLFIEHGFEAMSMRQITSRAAVNLAAVNYHFGSKEALIHAMLSRRLDQLNQERLGILDRFDAQLGSHITCEHVLGAMFIPALKASRNPERGGPGFLRLIGRAYTDPSPFVRNFLTAHYASVAGRFFDAFQRALPHLPRTELGWRLHFAIGALSGALAGAETESLIDEFSQGRTMNDVQMIARLSSLIVAALKAPMPDSAQLSIFAAVLDDAGASEAFGLPSSAAAADTATLHSAN; translated from the coding sequence ATGGCAGTAAGTCAGGAGGGGCGGCCATCCGCGGGACGGCCGTCCGGGGCGCGATCATCCGGCCCTCGGCAGACCGGCGGGACGAAGGCGCGCATCCTCGATGCGGCCGAGGACCTGTTCATCGAGCATGGCTTCGAGGCGATGTCGATGCGGCAGATCACGTCGCGCGCGGCGGTCAACCTCGCGGCGGTCAACTACCACTTCGGCAGCAAGGAAGCGTTGATCCACGCGATGCTGTCGCGCCGGCTCGATCAGCTCAACCAGGAACGCCTCGGCATCCTCGACCGCTTCGATGCGCAGCTCGGCTCGCACATCACCTGCGAGCACGTGCTCGGCGCGATGTTCATTCCCGCGCTGAAGGCGTCGCGCAACCCGGAACGCGGCGGGCCCGGGTTCCTCCGGCTGATCGGCCGCGCGTACACCGATCCGTCGCCGTTCGTGCGCAACTTCCTGACCGCGCACTACGCGAGCGTCGCGGGCCGCTTCTTCGACGCCTTCCAGCGCGCGTTGCCGCACCTGCCGCGCACGGAGCTCGGCTGGCGGTTGCACTTCGCGATCGGCGCGCTGTCCGGCGCGCTCGCGGGTGCCGAGACGGAAAGCCTGATCGACGAGTTCTCGCAAGGCCGCACGATGAACGACGTGCAGATGATCGCGCGGCTGTCGTCGCTGATCGTCGCCGCGCTGAAGGCACCGATGCCCGACAGTGCCCAACTGTCGATCTTCGCGGCGGTACTCGACGACGCGGGAGCGAGCGAAGCGTTCGGGCTGCCGTCGAGTGCGGCAGCCGCCGATACGGCGACGCTGCATTCCGCGAACTGA
- a CDS encoding GNAT family N-acetyltransferase, producing the protein MNERSDAALPVLETARLWLRPRVLADLDACIAMDRDPEVTRHIAGPWHDPVEHRRFVTHRITRDYPPGLGYWSIFEKAAPDTFIGWVLLIPDYADGARDVEIGWRLVRTTWGRGIASEAAAAVVRHAFDTVRLPRVIADIAEANSGSLNVARKLGMRRVSVVHDGIPYIRHRLERNDLRA; encoded by the coding sequence ATGAACGAACGTTCCGATGCTGCGCTGCCCGTGCTCGAAACCGCCAGGCTGTGGCTGCGTCCGCGCGTGCTGGCCGATCTCGACGCGTGCATCGCGATGGATCGCGATCCCGAGGTCACACGGCATATCGCGGGCCCGTGGCACGATCCCGTCGAGCATCGCCGCTTCGTCACGCACCGGATCACGCGCGACTATCCGCCGGGACTCGGCTACTGGTCGATCTTCGAGAAGGCCGCACCCGATACGTTCATCGGCTGGGTCCTGCTGATTCCCGACTATGCGGACGGTGCACGCGACGTCGAGATCGGCTGGCGGCTCGTGCGCACGACCTGGGGCCGCGGCATCGCGAGCGAGGCCGCGGCGGCGGTCGTGCGGCATGCATTCGATACCGTGCGCCTGCCGCGCGTGATCGCCGATATCGCCGAGGCCAACAGCGGTTCGCTGAACGTCGCGCGCAAGCTCGGGATGCGTCGCGTGAGCGTCGTGCACGACGGCATTCCTTATATCCGCCATCGTCTCGAGCGCAACGATCTGCGCGCGTAG
- a CDS encoding MFS transporter → MSWTREQRNVTIAAYLGWTLDAFDFFLMVFVLKDIAAEFASTITAVAFALTLTLAMRPLGALIFGRLADRFGRRPTLMVNIACYSLLELASGFAPSLTALLVLRALFGIAMGGEWGVGSALTMETVPTHARGFVSGLLQAGYPSGYLLASVVFGLFYQYIGWRGMFMVGVLPALLVLYVRTHVPESPAWKLMEKRPRPSLGTTLKQNWKLTIYAIVLMTAFNFFSHGTQDLYPTFLREQHHFDPHTVSWITIVLNIGAIVGGLSFGAISERIGRRRTIFIAALIALPVLPLWAFSSGPVALAAGAFLMQISVQGAWGVIPVHLNEISPDEIRATFPGVVYQLGNLLASGNATMQASLAVSHDNNYSFALALVASIVAVAIAVLILFSRERRGIDMTQSVNTRSTVG, encoded by the coding sequence ATGAGCTGGACCCGCGAACAACGCAACGTCACGATCGCCGCCTACCTGGGCTGGACGCTCGATGCGTTCGATTTTTTCCTGATGGTTTTCGTGCTGAAGGACATCGCCGCCGAATTCGCGTCGACGATCACCGCCGTTGCGTTCGCGCTCACGCTGACGCTCGCGATGCGCCCGCTCGGCGCACTGATCTTCGGCCGGCTCGCCGACCGCTTCGGCCGCCGCCCGACGCTGATGGTCAACATCGCGTGTTATTCGCTGCTCGAACTCGCGTCGGGTTTCGCGCCGAGCCTGACCGCGCTGCTGGTGCTGCGCGCGCTGTTCGGCATCGCGATGGGCGGCGAATGGGGCGTCGGCTCCGCGCTGACGATGGAAACCGTGCCGACCCATGCGCGCGGCTTCGTATCGGGGCTGCTGCAGGCCGGCTATCCGAGCGGCTATCTGCTCGCGTCCGTCGTGTTCGGCCTCTTCTACCAGTACATCGGCTGGCGCGGCATGTTCATGGTCGGCGTGCTGCCCGCGCTGCTCGTGCTGTACGTGCGCACGCACGTGCCCGAATCGCCGGCGTGGAAACTGATGGAGAAACGCCCGCGCCCGAGCCTCGGGACCACGCTGAAGCAGAACTGGAAGCTCACGATCTACGCGATCGTGCTGATGACCGCGTTCAACTTCTTCTCGCACGGCACGCAGGATCTCTATCCGACGTTCCTGCGCGAACAGCATCACTTCGATCCGCATACCGTGTCGTGGATCACGATCGTGCTGAACATCGGCGCAATCGTCGGCGGACTGTCGTTCGGTGCGATCTCGGAACGGATCGGCCGGCGCCGCACGATCTTCATCGCCGCGCTGATCGCACTGCCCGTGCTGCCGCTGTGGGCGTTCTCGAGCGGCCCGGTTGCGCTCGCCGCGGGCGCGTTCCTGATGCAGATCTCGGTACAGGGCGCGTGGGGCGTGATTCCGGTCCACCTGAACGAGATTTCGCCCGACGAAATCCGCGCGACCTTCCCCGGCGTCGTCTACCAGCTCGGCAACCTGCTCGCGTCCGGCAACGCGACGATGCAGGCATCGCTCGCCGTGTCGCACGACAACAATTACAGCTTCGCGCTCGCGCTCGTGGCCAGCATCGTCGCCGTCGCGATCGCCGTGCTGATCCTGTTCAGCCGCGAGCGGCGCGGCATCGACATGACGCAATCGGTCAATACGCGTAGCACGGTCGGCTGA
- a CDS encoding sigma 54-interacting transcriptional regulator, producing the protein MRNAPAIAELDLYVWEGKADIVDRVARCMASFDVEVIRADNAEISPERAALRPSLAIISVSMIETGAAFLRDWQANIGMPVVWVGAARDHDASQYPPEYSHILPLDFTCAELRGMIGKLVTQLRAHAAETLQPSELVAHSESMQALLHEVDTFADCDTNVLLHGETGVGKERIAQLLHEKHSRYRHGEFVPVNCGAIPDGLFESLFFGHAKGSFTGAVVAHKGYFEQAAGGTLFLDEVGDLPLYQQVKLLRVLEDGAVLRVGAATSVKVDFRLVAASNKKLPQLVKEGLFRADLYYRLAVIELSIPSLEERGAVDKIALFKSFVAQVVGEDRLAELSDLPYWLTDSVADSYFPGNVRELRNLAERVGVTVRQTGGWDAARLQRLIAHARSSAQPVPAESAAEVFVDRSKWDMNERNRVIAALDANGWRRQDTAQQLGISRKVLWEKMRKYQIFDEEPETRESE; encoded by the coding sequence ATGAGAAACGCCCCCGCAATCGCAGAACTCGACCTCTACGTCTGGGAAGGCAAAGCGGACATCGTCGACCGCGTCGCCCGCTGCATGGCGAGCTTCGACGTCGAAGTGATCCGTGCCGACAACGCGGAGATCTCGCCCGAACGCGCCGCGTTGCGGCCATCGCTGGCGATCATCAGCGTGTCGATGATCGAAACCGGCGCGGCGTTCCTGCGCGACTGGCAGGCCAACATCGGCATGCCGGTCGTCTGGGTCGGCGCGGCGCGCGACCACGACGCGTCGCAGTATCCGCCCGAGTATTCGCACATCCTGCCGCTCGACTTCACGTGCGCCGAACTGCGCGGCATGATCGGCAAGCTCGTCACGCAACTGCGTGCGCATGCGGCCGAAACGTTACAGCCGTCCGAACTCGTCGCGCACTCGGAATCGATGCAGGCGCTGCTGCACGAAGTCGATACGTTCGCCGACTGCGACACCAACGTGTTGCTGCACGGCGAAACCGGCGTCGGCAAGGAGCGCATCGCGCAACTGCTGCACGAAAAACATTCGCGCTACCGGCACGGCGAATTCGTACCGGTGAACTGCGGCGCGATTCCGGACGGCCTGTTCGAATCGCTGTTCTTCGGCCATGCGAAAGGCTCGTTCACAGGTGCGGTTGTTGCGCATAAAGGCTATTTCGAGCAGGCGGCGGGCGGCACGCTGTTCCTCGACGAAGTCGGCGATCTGCCGCTGTACCAGCAGGTCAAGCTGCTGCGCGTGCTCGAGGACGGCGCGGTGCTGCGCGTCGGCGCGGCGACGTCGGTCAAGGTCGATTTCCGCCTGGTCGCGGCGAGCAACAAGAAGCTGCCGCAGCTCGTGAAGGAAGGCCTGTTCCGCGCGGATCTCTACTACCGGCTCGCGGTGATCGAGCTGAGCATTCCGTCGCTGGAAGAGCGCGGCGCGGTCGACAAGATCGCGCTGTTCAAGTCGTTCGTCGCGCAGGTCGTCGGCGAGGACCGGCTCGCCGAGTTGTCGGATCTGCCGTACTGGCTGACGGATTCGGTCGCGGACAGCTATTTCCCCGGCAACGTGCGCGAATTGCGCAATCTCGCGGAGCGTGTCGGCGTGACGGTGCGGCAGACGGGCGGGTGGGATGCCGCGCGGCTGCAGCGGCTGATTGCGCACGCGCGCAGCTCGGCGCAGCCGGTGCCGGCGGAAAGTGCGGCCGAGGTCTTCGTCGATCGCAGCAAGTGGGACATGAACGAGCGCAATCGCGTCATCGCGGCGCTCGACGCAAACGGTTGGCGGCGTCAGGACACGGCGCAGCAGCTCGGCATCAGCCGCAAGGTGTTGTGGGAAAAAATGCGCAAATATCAGATCTTCGACGAAGAGCCCGAGACACGCGAAAGCGAATAA
- a CDS encoding DUF2968 domain-containing protein: MSHMTGLGRACVLFAMVGGMQGAYAQGLAGSDSPAVQQASAPVAAIPVIDSQVQTSVQPQAGETTGPSTVDDLQRQIQAHTLTEMRTSYNGSYGASLLFNVKDGAYFVALFQQKAFWRVIKTHDETRAEAIYRDFSHQAERLAVNELRATKLESQKAQMDKQIEVTQDRARRLQADISIARQQQAAVADRQKSVRSETVALQAQQAELQSQLRALQQQVRSLQREADAGLPRTAR, translated from the coding sequence ATGAGCCATATGACGGGGTTGGGGCGGGCGTGTGTGTTGTTCGCCATGGTGGGGGGCATGCAGGGCGCTTACGCGCAGGGGCTGGCAGGCAGCGATTCGCCGGCGGTGCAGCAGGCGTCGGCGCCGGTGGCAGCGATTCCGGTGATCGATTCGCAGGTCCAGACGTCGGTGCAGCCGCAGGCGGGCGAGACGACGGGGCCGAGCACGGTCGACGACCTGCAGCGCCAGATTCAGGCGCACACGCTGACGGAAATGCGCACGAGCTACAACGGCAGCTACGGTGCGAGCCTGCTGTTCAACGTGAAGGACGGAGCGTACTTCGTCGCGCTGTTCCAGCAGAAGGCGTTCTGGCGCGTGATCAAGACTCACGACGAAACGCGCGCGGAAGCGATCTATCGCGATTTCTCGCATCAGGCGGAGCGGCTGGCCGTCAACGAACTGCGAGCGACGAAGCTGGAGTCGCAGAAGGCGCAAATGGACAAGCAGATCGAAGTCACGCAGGACCGTGCGCGGCGTCTGCAGGCCGATATCTCGATTGCACGCCAGCAGCAGGCAGCGGTCGCGGATCGCCAGAAGAGCGTACGCAGCGAGACGGTCGCGTTGCAGGCGCAGCAGGCCGAACTCCAGTCGCAACTGCGCGCGTTGCAGCAGCAGGTGCGTTCGCTGCAGCGCGAGGCCGACGCGGGCCTGCCGAGGACGGCACGCTGA